The nucleotide window GGATAGGATTTGTTGACAGCTTCTGCATTTTCGATGACTACGGGGCCGGCGGCGGTAAGGGCCGCTACGGCGCAGGCCATGGCAATGCGGTGGTCGTTGTGGGAATGTACCTGTGCACCTTTGATGCCGGTACCGCCATGCACCAGCATGTCATCACCCTGAAGGTCTATACGGATGCCCATTTTACCAAACTCCTGCTGCAGGGTAAGACCGCGGTCGCTCTCTTTATGTGCGAGGCGGCTCACGCCTTTTATTTTCGTAGTACCGTTACAGTTAGCCGCCAATGCTACCAGTGGCGGGAACAGATCTGGACAGTCGGTAGCGTCTATTTCAAAGGCTTTGAGTCCGTTTTTCTGAATATTCACTGTAAACATGCCCGGCAGTATGTGAGTGCCAGCCTTTTCCAGTGCTTCCAGGATAGCCTTATCTGACTGGGCAGAAGCGGTATTCAAATGCTGTACTTCCGCTTTTCCGGCCACAGCAGCTGCTACCAGCAAAAAGGCAGCACCACTCCAGTCACCTTCCACCGTATAGTCGGTAGCGTTATAGGACTGTTTTTTACCAAAGCTGAATGTTTCGAAGTTCTCTTCCTTCACCTGTACGCCGAAGTGTGCCATCAATTGCAGGGTCAACGCAATGTATGGTTTACTTTTAAGATCTTTAACGGTGATGGTCACATCTTCTGCAGCAGCGCCGTAGGCCATCAGCAGGCCGGTGAGGAACTGAGAGCTCAGGGAACCGTCGATGGTAATATTTTTAGGTTGTAACGGACCCTGTATATGCAGTGGCAGTTTACCTTCCTGGGTGGTACATTTTACGTCCAGCTGTGGCAGCACTTCTTCAAAGAAATGCATAGGCCGGGTAGTGAGACTGCCATGTCCAACGATGGTGATGGGAACAGCAGCCAGGGCAGCTATCGGCGTAAACATACGGATACCAAGACCGGACTCTCCGCAGTTGATTTCATCGTAAAACGGTTTTACACCGTTGCTCGTGATTTCGAAATGATCGTCTGTTCTTTTTATTCGGGCACCGAGGTTTTCCGCTACTTCGAGTGCTGCCAGGCAATCGTTGCTCAGGCCGGGATTACGGATGATACTGGTGCCATTTGCCAGCAACGCTGCCGCAACAGCACGCTGCATCGCACTTTTGGAAGGGTTGGCCGTAACCGTGCCTTTAATGATGCCTGGTGATACAGTAACTTGCATATGTATATGTGGTCCGCCTTTAAATGTTTAGAAAAATAATTACAACTCCTGCAGCAGCAGTTTCAGGTCTGCAATAGGAACAGGCATGGTAGTAGCCTTCCCTATTTTCTCCAGCAGTACAAAATGGATGGCGTCTTTTTCCCGCTTTTTGTCCAGCTTGAAGATGTCAAACACAGCTTCCTTATCAGAAGTAAACGCCACCGGCAGCTGGTAAGCGCTGATGAGCTCTATCAGCCGCA belongs to Chitinophaga sp. HK235 and includes:
- the aroA gene encoding 3-phosphoshikimate 1-carboxyvinyltransferase → MQVTVSPGIIKGTVTANPSKSAMQRAVAAALLANGTSIIRNPGLSNDCLAALEVAENLGARIKRTDDHFEITSNGVKPFYDEINCGESGLGIRMFTPIAALAAVPITIVGHGSLTTRPMHFFEEVLPQLDVKCTTQEGKLPLHIQGPLQPKNITIDGSLSSQFLTGLLMAYGAAAEDVTITVKDLKSKPYIALTLQLMAHFGVQVKEENFETFSFGKKQSYNATDYTVEGDWSGAAFLLVAAAVAGKAEVQHLNTASAQSDKAILEALEKAGTHILPGMFTVNIQKNGLKAFEIDATDCPDLFPPLVALAANCNGTTKIKGVSRLAHKESDRGLTLQQEFGKMGIRIDLQGDDMLVHGGTGIKGAQVHSHNDHRIAMACAVAALTAAGPVVIENAEAVNKSYPEFYDHLQLLGGKIAVEANS